From Streptomyces sp. CMB-StM0423, a single genomic window includes:
- a CDS encoding hemolysin family protein, whose product MTARLIAAAVLLVGVGWLASCAETALARTTRIAAEDAVRTGRRGSAKLLAVTSDPVRYLNVALLVRVGCEMAAGALVTYASLRHFDRTWEALTVAIAAMVLVSYVAIGVSPRTIGRQHPVATATASAYVLLPLARIMGPVPRLLILLGNALTPGKGFRQGPFASEAELRAMVDLAEKESLIEDEERRMVHSVFELGDTLVREVMVPRTDVVTIERYKTLRQALTLALRSGFSRIPVTGESEDDVVGVVYLKDLARKVHISREAESELVSTAMRPAAFVPDTKKAADMLREMQQQRIHVAVVIDEYGSTAGIVTIEDILEEIVGEITDEYDRELPPAAELGEGRFRVTARLDIGDLGELYDLELDDEDVETVGGLLAKQLGRVPIAGATAEVDVTHDGSDPGLRALRLTAESPAGRRNKIVTVLVEPVREVPVEQDEEA is encoded by the coding sequence ATGACCGCCCGGCTGATCGCCGCGGCGGTCCTGCTCGTGGGGGTCGGCTGGCTGGCGTCGTGCGCCGAGACGGCGCTGGCGCGGACGACGCGGATCGCCGCCGAGGACGCGGTACGTACCGGGCGGCGCGGTTCCGCGAAGCTGCTGGCGGTGACCTCCGACCCGGTGCGCTATCTGAACGTGGCGCTGCTGGTGCGGGTCGGCTGCGAGATGGCCGCGGGCGCGCTCGTCACGTACGCCTCGCTGCGCCATTTCGACCGCACCTGGGAGGCGTTGACGGTCGCGATCGCCGCGATGGTCCTCGTCTCGTACGTCGCGATCGGCGTCTCGCCGCGCACCATCGGGCGCCAGCACCCGGTGGCGACGGCGACGGCCTCCGCGTACGTGCTGCTGCCGCTGGCCCGGATCATGGGCCCGGTGCCGCGGCTGCTGATCCTGCTGGGCAACGCGCTGACGCCGGGCAAGGGCTTCCGCCAGGGGCCGTTCGCGTCGGAGGCGGAGCTGCGCGCGATGGTGGACCTGGCGGAGAAGGAGTCGCTGATCGAGGACGAGGAGCGGCGCATGGTCCACTCCGTCTTCGAACTCGGCGACACCCTGGTGCGCGAGGTGATGGTGCCGCGGACCGACGTGGTGACCATCGAGCGGTACAAGACGCTCCGGCAGGCGCTGACGCTCGCGCTGCGCTCCGGTTTCTCGCGGATCCCGGTGACGGGTGAGAGCGAGGACGACGTCGTCGGGGTGGTGTACCTGAAGGATCTGGCGCGCAAGGTGCACATCAGCCGGGAGGCCGAGTCGGAGCTGGTGTCGACGGCGATGCGGCCGGCGGCGTTCGTACCGGACACGAAGAAGGCCGCGGACATGCTGCGGGAGATGCAGCAGCAGCGGATCCACGTGGCGGTCGTCATCGACGAGTACGGGTCGACGGCGGGCATCGTGACGATCGAGGACATCCTGGAGGAGATCGTCGGCGAGATCACCGACGAGTACGACCGGGAGCTGCCGCCGGCGGCGGAGCTGGGCGAGGGCCGCTTCCGGGTCACGGCCCGGCTGGACATCGGCGACCTGGGCGAGCTGTACGACCTGGAGCTGGACGACGAGGACGTGGAGACCGTCGGCGGGCTGCTGGCCAAACAGTTGGGGCGGGTGCCGATCGCGGGCGCGACGGCGGAGGTCGACGTGACGCACGACGGTTCCGACCCGGGGCTGCGGGCGCTGCGGCTGACGGCGGAGTCGCCTGCCGGGCGGCGGAACAAGATCGTGACGGTGCTGGTGGAGCCGGTGCGGGAGGTGCCGGTGGAGCAGGACGAGGAAGCGTAG
- the ybeY gene encoding rRNA maturation RNase YbeY, whose protein sequence is MSVEVNNESGVEADEEAVLGAARYALARMQIHPLSELSVILVDPAAMEQLHVQWMDEPGPTDVMSFPMDELRPPAKDDEEPVQGLLGDIVLCPEVARRQGAAAPTGHSMDEELQLLTVHGVLHLLGYEHEEPAEKAEMFGLQKAIVDGWRAERGVTGPSPAPTER, encoded by the coding sequence GTGTCCGTCGAAGTCAACAACGAATCCGGGGTCGAGGCCGACGAGGAGGCCGTGCTCGGGGCCGCCAGGTACGCGCTGGCGCGGATGCAGATCCACCCGCTGTCCGAGCTGTCGGTCATCCTCGTCGACCCCGCCGCGATGGAGCAGTTGCACGTGCAGTGGATGGACGAGCCCGGGCCGACGGACGTGATGTCGTTCCCCATGGACGAGCTGCGCCCGCCCGCCAAGGACGACGAGGAGCCCGTGCAGGGGCTCCTCGGCGACATCGTGCTCTGTCCCGAGGTCGCCCGCCGCCAGGGTGCCGCGGCGCCGACCGGGCATTCCATGGACGAGGAGCTGCAGTTGCTCACGGTGCACGGGGTGCTGCACCTCCTCGGCTACGAGCACGAGGAGCCCGCAGAGAAGGCCGAGATGTTCGGTCTGCAGAAGGCGATCGTCGACGGTTGGCGCGCCGAGCGCGGCGTGACCGGTCCTTCGCCGGCGCCCACCGAGCGATGA
- a CDS encoding PhoH family protein, with protein sequence MTQTPVSRTPEEGQARAHITIPAKHPMVTVLGSGDSLLRVIEKAFPGTDIHVRGNEVSAVGASEEVTLVQRLFDEMLLVLRTGAPMTEDAVERTIAMLKSDRDDEAGGHHAPSEVLTQNILSNRGKTIRPKTLNQKRYVDAIDKHTIVFGIGPAGTGKTYLAMAKAVQALQSKQVNRIILTRPAVEAGERLGFLPGTLYEKIDPYLRPLYDALHDMLDPDSIPRLMAAGTIEVAPLAYMRGRAMPLFTKVLTPDGWRPIGDLEVGDLVIGSNGEPTPVLGVYPQGERDIYRVTAQDGSWTLCCGEHLWTVRTAADKRRNKPWRVLETQEMIGNLRAAHARRYELPLLTGPAQFPAREVPMDPYALGLLLGDGCITGTTTPGSTTADPELVSALERALPGAKVRRKGPIDFVLNGESAPGDVITRANPVTRDLRTLGLLGSRSVSKFIPDDYLYNTPEVRLALLQGLLDSDGGPVTQSDRTCRIQYTTASILLRDNVISLVQSLGGVAYTRRRAAEGRKPGRARGRDVHHRRDAHIVDIRLPEGIEPFRLARKREKYHAAGGGGRPMRFIDSIEPAGREETVCIQVAAEDSLYVTQDYLLTHNTLNDAFIILDEAQNTNPEQMKMFLTRLGFNSKIVVTGDVTQVDLPGGTKSGLRQVQGILDGVQDVHFSTLTSKDVVRHKLVSRIVEAYDKFDVRNSDDRNGRA encoded by the coding sequence ATGACACAGACACCCGTAAGCCGCACCCCCGAAGAGGGACAGGCCCGCGCCCACATCACCATCCCTGCGAAGCACCCCATGGTGACCGTGCTGGGCTCCGGAGACTCCCTCCTGCGGGTCATCGAGAAGGCGTTCCCCGGCACCGACATCCACGTGCGGGGGAACGAGGTCAGCGCCGTCGGCGCGTCCGAGGAAGTCACCCTCGTGCAGCGCCTCTTCGACGAGATGCTGCTCGTCCTGCGCACCGGAGCCCCCATGACGGAGGACGCGGTGGAGCGGACGATCGCCATGCTCAAATCCGACCGCGACGACGAGGCCGGCGGCCACCACGCCCCCTCCGAGGTCCTGACGCAGAACATCCTGTCCAACCGCGGCAAGACGATCCGCCCGAAGACGCTGAACCAGAAGCGCTACGTCGACGCCATCGACAAGCACACCATCGTCTTCGGCATCGGCCCCGCGGGCACCGGCAAGACGTACCTCGCCATGGCCAAGGCGGTCCAGGCCCTGCAGTCCAAGCAGGTCAACCGCATCATCCTGACCCGCCCCGCGGTCGAGGCCGGCGAGCGCCTCGGCTTCCTGCCGGGCACGCTGTACGAGAAGATCGACCCGTATCTGCGCCCGCTGTACGACGCGCTGCACGACATGCTGGACCCGGACTCGATCCCGCGGCTGATGGCCGCGGGCACGATCGAGGTCGCCCCCTTGGCATACATGAGGGGCAGGGCGATGCCGTTGTTCACCAAGGTTCTGACACCCGATGGCTGGCGCCCGATCGGCGACCTCGAGGTCGGCGACCTGGTGATCGGCTCCAATGGTGAGCCGACCCCGGTGCTGGGGGTGTATCCCCAGGGCGAGCGGGACATCTATCGCGTGACGGCTCAGGACGGCTCGTGGACGCTGTGCTGCGGCGAGCACCTGTGGACGGTCAGGACCGCCGCGGACAAGCGGCGCAACAAGCCGTGGCGGGTCCTGGAGACCCAGGAGATGATCGGCAACCTGCGCGCTGCGCACGCCCGCCGGTACGAACTCCCGCTGCTGACCGGACCGGCGCAGTTCCCGGCCCGCGAGGTGCCGATGGACCCATATGCGCTGGGTCTGCTGCTGGGTGACGGCTGCATCACGGGTACCACCACGCCGGGCTCCACCACCGCCGATCCGGAGCTGGTGTCGGCGCTGGAACGGGCTCTGCCCGGCGCCAAGGTCCGGCGGAAAGGCCCGATCGACTTCGTCCTCAACGGCGAGAGCGCTCCGGGCGACGTCATCACGCGGGCGAATCCTGTCACCAGGGACCTGCGCACTCTCGGCCTGCTCGGCTCACGCTCCGTCTCGAAGTTCATCCCGGACGATTACCTCTACAACACCCCCGAGGTCCGGCTGGCTCTGCTTCAGGGGCTGCTCGACAGCGATGGCGGACCGGTTACCCAGTCCGACCGGACCTGCCGCATTCAGTACACGACCGCGTCGATTCTGCTGCGTGACAACGTCATCTCCCTGGTGCAGTCCCTGGGGGGCGTCGCCTACACCCGTCGCCGGGCGGCCGAAGGCCGGAAGCCCGGGCGGGCACGGGGTCGCGATGTGCACCACCGTCGCGACGCGCACATCGTCGACATCCGACTCCCCGAAGGCATCGAGCCCTTCCGGCTCGCGCGCAAGCGCGAGAAGTACCACGCCGCCGGAGGCGGCGGCCGTCCCATGCGGTTCATCGACAGCATCGAGCCGGCGGGCCGCGAGGAGACCGTGTGCATCCAGGTGGCGGCGGAGGACTCGCTGTACGTCACGCAGGACTACCTGCTCACGCACAACACGCTCAATGACGCGTTCATCATTCTCGACGAGGCGCAGAACACGAATCCCGAGCAGATGAAGATGTTCCTGACCCGGCTCGGGTTCAACTCCAAGATCGTCGTCACCGGTGACGTCACGCAGGTCGACCTGCCCGGCGGGACGAAGAGCGGGCTGCGGCAGGTGCAGGGGATCCTGGACGGCGTGCAGGACGTGCACTTCTCCACGCTGACCAGCAAGGACGTCGTACGGCACAAGCTGGTGAGCCGGATCGTCGAGGCGTACGACAAGTTCGACGTCAGGAACAGCGACGACAGGAACGGCAGGGCCTAG
- the era gene encoding GTPase Era translates to MTTPDTGHRSGFACFVGRPNAGKSTLTNALVGQKVAITSSRPQTTRHTVRGIVHRPDAQLVLVDTPGYHKPRTLLGQRLNDAVRATWAEVDVIGFCAPANEKIGPGDRYIAGELAALRRTPKVAVVTKTDLADSDTVAAQLVAVDRMAKDLGFEWAEVVPVSAVEGKQVGLLADLLVPLLPEGPELYPDGELTDEPEQVMVAELIREAALEGVRDELPHSIAVVVDEMEPREDRPADRPLLDIHANLFIERDSQKGIVIGPKGKRLKEIGTKARGHIEALLGMPVYLDIHVKVAKDWQRDPKKLRRLGF, encoded by the coding sequence ATGACCACCCCTGACACCGGGCACCGCTCCGGCTTCGCCTGCTTCGTCGGCCGGCCCAACGCCGGCAAGTCGACCCTGACCAACGCGCTGGTCGGCCAGAAGGTGGCCATCACCTCCAGCCGGCCGCAGACGACCCGGCACACCGTGCGCGGCATCGTGCACCGCCCCGACGCGCAGCTCGTGCTCGTCGACACCCCCGGCTACCACAAGCCGCGCACGCTGCTGGGCCAGCGGCTCAACGACGCGGTGCGCGCCACCTGGGCCGAGGTCGACGTGATCGGCTTCTGCGCGCCGGCGAACGAGAAGATCGGCCCGGGCGACCGGTACATCGCCGGCGAGCTGGCCGCCCTGCGGCGTACCCCCAAGGTCGCCGTCGTCACCAAGACCGACCTGGCCGACTCCGACACGGTCGCCGCGCAGCTCGTGGCGGTGGACCGGATGGCGAAGGACCTGGGCTTCGAGTGGGCCGAGGTGGTGCCGGTCTCGGCGGTCGAGGGCAAGCAGGTCGGCCTGCTCGCGGACCTGCTGGTGCCGTTGCTGCCGGAGGGCCCGGAGCTGTACCCGGACGGGGAGCTGACCGACGAGCCGGAGCAGGTGATGGTCGCCGAGCTGATCCGGGAGGCGGCTCTGGAGGGCGTACGGGACGAGCTGCCGCACTCGATCGCGGTGGTGGTCGACGAGATGGAGCCGCGCGAGGACCGCCCGGCGGACCGGCCGCTGCTGGACATCCACGCCAACCTGTTCATCGAGCGGGACAGCCAGAAGGGGATCGTCATCGGGCCGAAGGGCAAGCGGCTGAAGGAGATCGGCACCAAGGCCCGCGGGCACATCGAGGCGCTGCTGGGCATGCCGGTGTATCTCGACATCCACGTGAAGGTCGCCAAGGACTGGCAGCGGGACCCGAAGAAGCTGCGCCGGCTGGGCTTCTGA
- the leuA gene encoding 2-isopropylmalate synthase, which yields MSHPGNAVGRGTPVTAATVRQQPSGMPVHRYRPYDAVDIPDRTWPGNRITHAPRWLSTDLRDGNQALIDPMSPARKRAMFDLLVRMGYKEIEVGFPSSGQTDFDFVRSIIEDGAIPEDVTISVLTQAREELIERTVASLKGAHRATVHLYNATAPVWREVVFRGSRDAVRQIAVDGTRLVVEYAEKLLDDRTAFGYQYSPEIFTDTELDFALEVCEGVMDVWQPEDGREIILNLPATVERSTPSTHADRFEWMSRNLSRREYVCLSVHPHNDRGTAVAAAELALMAGADRVEGCLFGQGERTGNVDLVTLGMNLFSQGVDPMIDFSGIDEIRRTYEYCNQMGVHPRHPYIGDLVYTAFSGSHQDAIKKGFEAMEAKAAQAGKPVEEMAWAVPYLPIDPKDVGRSYEAVIRVNSQSGKGGVAYVLQHDHSLDLPRRMQVEFSRIIQTKTDAEGGEVTPAQIWDVFRDEYLPNPGNAWGRIQLRGGQTTTDRDGVDTLTVQADVDGAGTTLVGTGNGPISAFFHALQGVGIDARLLDYQEHTMSEGASAQAASYIEVAVDGKVLWGIGIDANTTRASLKAVVSAVNRAAR from the coding sequence ATGTCCCACCCCGGTAACGCCGTCGGCCGCGGTACGCCCGTCACCGCCGCCACCGTGCGCCAGCAGCCCTCCGGCATGCCCGTGCACCGCTACCGCCCGTACGACGCCGTCGACATCCCCGACCGCACCTGGCCCGGCAACCGCATCACCCACGCGCCCCGGTGGCTCTCCACCGACCTGCGCGACGGCAACCAGGCCCTGATCGACCCCATGTCGCCGGCGCGGAAACGCGCCATGTTCGACCTCCTGGTACGCATGGGCTACAAGGAGATCGAGGTCGGCTTCCCCTCCTCGGGGCAGACGGACTTCGACTTCGTCCGCTCCATCATCGAGGACGGCGCCATCCCCGAGGACGTGACGATCTCCGTCCTGACCCAGGCCCGCGAAGAGCTGATCGAGCGCACCGTGGCGTCGCTGAAGGGTGCCCACCGCGCCACCGTCCACCTGTACAACGCCACCGCGCCCGTCTGGCGCGAGGTCGTCTTCCGCGGCTCGCGCGACGCGGTGAGGCAGATCGCCGTCGACGGTACCCGGCTGGTCGTGGAGTACGCCGAGAAGCTGCTCGACGACCGTACGGCCTTCGGCTACCAGTACAGCCCGGAGATCTTCACCGACACCGAGCTGGACTTCGCGCTGGAGGTCTGCGAGGGCGTCATGGACGTCTGGCAGCCCGAGGACGGCCGCGAGATCATCCTCAACCTGCCGGCCACCGTCGAGCGCTCCACGCCCTCGACGCACGCCGACCGCTTCGAGTGGATGTCGCGGAACCTGTCCCGCCGCGAGTACGTCTGCCTCTCCGTCCACCCGCACAACGACCGCGGCACCGCCGTCGCCGCCGCCGAGCTGGCGCTCATGGCCGGCGCCGACCGCGTCGAGGGCTGCCTGTTCGGGCAGGGCGAGCGGACCGGCAACGTCGACCTGGTCACCCTGGGCATGAACCTCTTCTCGCAGGGCGTCGACCCGATGATCGACTTCTCCGGGATCGACGAGATCCGGCGCACCTACGAGTACTGCAACCAGATGGGCGTCCACCCCCGCCACCCCTACATCGGCGACCTCGTCTACACCGCCTTCTCCGGCTCCCACCAGGACGCCATCAAGAAGGGCTTCGAGGCGATGGAGGCCAAGGCCGCGCAGGCCGGCAAGCCCGTCGAGGAGATGGCGTGGGCGGTGCCGTACCTGCCCATCGACCCCAAGGACGTGGGCCGCTCCTACGAGGCCGTCATCCGCGTCAACTCCCAGTCCGGCAAGGGCGGCGTGGCGTACGTGCTCCAGCACGACCACAGCCTCGACCTGCCGCGGCGCATGCAGGTGGAGTTCTCCCGCATCATCCAGACCAAGACCGACGCCGAGGGCGGCGAGGTCACCCCCGCGCAGATCTGGGACGTCTTCCGCGACGAGTACCTGCCCAACCCCGGCAACGCCTGGGGCCGCATCCAGCTCCGCGGCGGGCAGACCACCACCGACCGCGACGGCGTCGACACCCTCACCGTCCAGGCCGACGTCGACGGCGCCGGGACCACCCTCGTCGGCACCGGCAACGGCCCCATCTCCGCGTTCTTCCACGCCCTCCAGGGCGTCGGCATCGACGCGCGGCTCCTGGACTACCAGGAGCACACGATGAGCGAGGGCGCCAGCGCGCAGGCCGCCTCGTACATCGAGGTCGCCGTCGACGGCAAGGTGCTGTGGGGCATCGGCATCGACGCCAACACCACCCGCGCGTCGCTGAAGGCCGTCGTCTCCGCGGTCAACCGCGCCGCCCGCTGA
- a CDS encoding M4 family metallopeptidase, whose amino-acid sequence MDASSRTPVFCTIVPPHMLDKLARTEDPALSARARRTLERDALQRTRRRITTVRGAAAPRAARQAPDDAKPKRTVYDAGQTQDLPGTEVRKEGGAAVDDATVNRAYDGLGATFDLFLSGFARDSIDGAGLPLNATVHYGEDYGNAFWDGEQMVFGDGDGEVFLDFTLAVDVIGHELTHGVTQYTANLEYFGQSGALNESVSDVFGSLIKQYVLGQGAADADWLIGAELLAPGVSGEALRSMKAPGTAYDDDVLGKDPQPATMADYVDTSTDNGGVHINSGIPNHAFYLLATDLGGNAWERAGRIWYDVLTGGGLTTTADFAAFAAATVAAAEARYGDGAERTAVLSAWSQVGVDTDAEATVPRQTPAREGAAPQAG is encoded by the coding sequence ATGGACGCATCCTCACGTACCCCCGTGTTCTGCACGATCGTGCCGCCCCACATGCTGGACAAGCTGGCCCGCACGGAAGACCCGGCGCTGTCGGCCCGCGCCCGCCGCACCCTGGAGCGCGACGCGCTGCAGCGCACCCGGCGCCGCATCACCACGGTGCGCGGTGCCGCCGCCCCGCGGGCCGCGCGGCAGGCGCCGGACGACGCGAAGCCGAAGCGGACGGTCTACGACGCCGGGCAGACCCAGGACCTGCCGGGCACGGAAGTCCGCAAGGAGGGCGGGGCGGCCGTCGACGACGCCACCGTCAACCGCGCCTACGACGGCCTCGGCGCCACCTTCGACCTGTTCCTCAGCGGCTTCGCCCGCGACTCCATCGACGGCGCCGGGCTGCCGCTGAACGCCACCGTCCACTACGGCGAGGACTACGGCAACGCCTTCTGGGACGGCGAGCAGATGGTCTTCGGCGACGGCGACGGCGAGGTGTTCCTCGACTTCACCCTCGCCGTCGACGTCATCGGGCACGAGCTGACGCACGGCGTCACCCAGTACACCGCGAACCTGGAGTACTTCGGCCAGTCCGGGGCGCTCAACGAGTCGGTCTCCGACGTCTTCGGCTCCCTCATCAAGCAGTACGTCCTCGGCCAGGGCGCCGCCGACGCCGACTGGCTCATCGGCGCCGAGCTGCTGGCGCCCGGCGTGTCCGGCGAGGCGCTGCGCTCGATGAAGGCCCCCGGCACCGCCTACGACGACGACGTCCTCGGCAAGGACCCGCAGCCGGCGACGATGGCCGACTACGTCGACACCTCCACCGACAACGGCGGCGTCCACATCAACTCCGGCATCCCCAACCACGCCTTCTACCTGCTGGCCACCGACCTCGGCGGCAACGCCTGGGAGCGCGCAGGCCGCATCTGGTACGACGTGCTGACCGGCGGCGGCCTCACCACCACCGCCGACTTCGCCGCGTTCGCCGCCGCCACCGTCGCCGCCGCCGAGGCCCGCTACGGCGACGGCGCGGAGCGCACCGCGGTGCTCTCGGCGTGGTCGCAGGTCGGGGTGGACACCGACGCCGAGGCCACGGTGCCGCGGCAGACCCCGGCCCGTGAGGGTGCGGCGCCGCAGGCGGGGTAG
- a CDS encoding protealysin inhibitor emfourin: MRITVIRTGGFAGLTREATLDTAGRADAAGLEALAGRVLAEGGAAPPAGVPDGFAYRVTAGGRTVHFADPKLTDAQRALVRTVLKEGA, from the coding sequence ATGCGCATCACCGTCATCCGCACCGGGGGCTTCGCGGGCCTGACCCGCGAGGCGACCCTGGACACGGCCGGCCGCGCGGACGCGGCCGGCCTGGAGGCGCTGGCCGGCCGGGTGCTCGCGGAGGGCGGCGCGGCCCCGCCCGCGGGCGTGCCGGACGGCTTCGCGTACCGCGTCACGGCCGGCGGCCGCACCGTGCACTTCGCCGACCCGAAGCTGACCGACGCGCAGCGCGCGCTCGTACGGACGGTGCTGAAAGAGGGTGCCTAG
- a CDS encoding MMPL family transporter codes for MLGLWVAILALAMPFGSKLGDVSRDRAVDYLPGSADSTQVSQIAEDMPGGDTLDGILVYQRDGGITAADRELAAEHAGAVADRFELAKDGTPQAVPAEDGSTLMLPFSVVGLPDEDAQTAAVEEIREEAVADPPEGLSVELGGPAGVQADSEAVYEEVDGTLMYATAGIVTILLILTYRSPFLWLLPLVCVGVASMSAMAVVYGLIQAFDLTVNSMSSAVMTVLIFGAGTDYALLLVARYREELRRTTDPREAMLTAVRNCGPAILASSGTVAAGLICLLAADLNSSAGLGPVGAVGVVCALAVMTTLLPALMVLFGRRIFWPLVPAYGSEPKRRGFFDRMGSSVGRRPAAILVGGVVLLGALALGAFNLPGNLKQEDAFTDKPESITAMEKLKDAYPEQSAQAIVVVAKDAGADAALSAARGVEGVASAELARSGNGFSEITVYAADPPQSAGEDRTIADLRSELGAVDGADAMVGGPSAEALDLAEANSGDRKLVIPLTLAAVLVILVVLLRSLVAPLVLTVAVVASWGAAMGIGGLIFEPVMGYPGIGGELALLTFVFGVALGVDYGIFLLHRMREEAMNGAGTRTAALTALRRTGGVIASAGLVLAATFAALATMPMVMMFELGFVVAVGVLLDTFLVRTYLVTSASWLLGKKIWWPGPLSKREEAPPPAPGERQEPEPAGAGAAR; via the coding sequence GTGCTCGGCCTGTGGGTCGCGATCCTCGCCCTGGCCATGCCGTTCGGCAGCAAGCTCGGCGACGTCAGCCGCGACCGCGCCGTCGACTACCTGCCCGGCAGCGCCGACTCCACCCAGGTGTCGCAGATAGCCGAGGACATGCCCGGTGGCGACACCCTCGACGGCATCCTCGTCTACCAGCGCGACGGCGGCATCACCGCCGCCGACCGCGAACTGGCCGCCGAGCACGCCGGCGCCGTCGCCGACCGGTTCGAGCTGGCGAAGGACGGCACGCCGCAGGCCGTGCCCGCCGAGGACGGCAGCACGCTGATGCTGCCGTTCTCCGTCGTCGGCCTGCCCGACGAGGATGCCCAAACGGCGGCCGTCGAGGAGATCCGCGAGGAGGCCGTCGCGGATCCCCCCGAGGGCCTGTCCGTCGAACTCGGCGGCCCCGCCGGCGTCCAGGCCGACTCCGAGGCGGTCTACGAAGAGGTCGACGGCACCCTGATGTACGCCACGGCGGGCATCGTGACGATCCTGCTGATCCTCACCTACCGCAGCCCGTTCCTGTGGCTGCTGCCGCTGGTCTGCGTGGGCGTCGCGTCGATGAGCGCGATGGCCGTCGTCTACGGCCTCATCCAGGCGTTCGACCTGACGGTCAACTCGATGAGCTCCGCGGTGATGACGGTGCTCATCTTCGGCGCGGGCACCGACTACGCGCTGCTGCTCGTCGCCCGATATCGCGAGGAACTGCGCCGCACCACCGACCCGCGGGAAGCGATGCTGACGGCCGTACGCAACTGCGGCCCGGCGATCCTCGCCTCCTCCGGTACGGTCGCGGCCGGCCTGATCTGCCTGCTGGCCGCGGACCTCAACTCCAGCGCGGGTCTCGGCCCGGTCGGCGCGGTCGGCGTGGTGTGCGCGCTGGCGGTCATGACGACGCTGCTGCCGGCGCTGATGGTCCTCTTCGGCCGCCGCATCTTCTGGCCGCTGGTCCCCGCCTACGGCAGCGAGCCCAAGCGGCGCGGCTTCTTCGACCGGATGGGCTCCTCGGTGGGCCGCCGCCCGGCGGCGATCCTCGTGGGCGGCGTGGTGCTGCTGGGCGCGCTGGCGCTCGGCGCGTTCAACCTGCCGGGCAACCTCAAGCAGGAGGACGCCTTCACCGACAAGCCCGAGTCGATCACCGCGATGGAGAAGCTGAAGGACGCCTATCCCGAGCAGAGCGCCCAGGCGATCGTCGTCGTCGCCAAGGACGCGGGGGCGGACGCGGCGCTGTCGGCGGCACGGGGCGTCGAGGGCGTCGCCTCCGCGGAGCTGGCACGCTCCGGCAACGGGTTCAGCGAGATCACCGTCTACGCCGCCGACCCGCCGCAGTCCGCGGGGGAGGACCGTACGATCGCGGACCTGCGCTCCGAACTGGGCGCGGTCGACGGCGCCGACGCCATGGTCGGCGGGCCCAGCGCCGAGGCGCTGGACCTGGCGGAGGCCAACTCCGGCGACCGCAAGCTCGTCATCCCGCTCACCCTGGCCGCCGTCCTGGTCATCCTCGTCGTCCTGCTGCGCAGCCTGGTGGCGCCGCTGGTGCTGACCGTCGCCGTGGTGGCGTCGTGGGGCGCGGCGATGGGCATCGGCGGCCTGATCTTCGAGCCGGTCATGGGCTATCCGGGCATCGGCGGCGAACTGGCGCTGCTCACCTTCGTCTTCGGGGTGGCGCTGGGTGTCGACTACGGCATCTTCCTGCTGCACCGGATGCGCGAGGAGGCCATGAACGGCGCCGGCACCCGCACCGCGGCGCTCACCGCGCTGCGCCGCACCGGCGGCGTGATCGCCTCGGCGGGCCTGGTGCTGGCGGCGACGTTCGCGGCGCTGGCGACGATGCCGATGGTGATGATGTTCGAGCTGGGTTTCGTCGTCGCGGTCGGCGTGCTGCTGGATACGTTCCTGGTACGCACGTACCTGGTGACGTCCGCGAGCTGGCTGCTGGGCAAGAAGATCTGGTGGCCGGGACCGCTGTCGAAGCGCGAGGAGGCACCGCCGCCCGCTCCCGGCGAGCGGCAGGAGCCGGAACCGGCGGGCGCGGGCGCGGCACGCTAG